One genomic region from Cetobacterium sp. 8H encodes:
- the hpt gene encoding hypoxanthine phosphoribosyltransferase, which produces MDYTIEKMISEEVLQVRIREVAKEIEKDYQGKDLICVGLLKGSIMFMADLLKNVELDLAMDFMKVSSYHGGTDSTGVVKILKDVDEDLTGKDVLIIEDIIDTGLTLESVKKFLMSKKPNSLKVCSLLDKPSRRKVDMVGEYIGFEIPDEFVVGYGLDYDELYRNLPYIGKVVRK; this is translated from the coding sequence ATGGATTACACTATAGAGAAAATGATTTCTGAAGAAGTACTACAAGTTAGAATTAGAGAGGTGGCAAAAGAAATTGAAAAAGACTACCAAGGAAAAGATCTAATTTGCGTTGGGTTACTTAAGGGATCAATCATGTTCATGGCAGATTTACTAAAAAATGTAGAGTTAGATTTAGCGATGGATTTCATGAAAGTCTCTAGTTATCATGGAGGAACTGATAGTACAGGAGTAGTTAAGATATTAAAAGATGTAGATGAGGATTTAACAGGTAAAGATGTTTTAATTATAGAAGATATAATTGATACAGGACTAACTCTTGAGTCAGTTAAGAAGTTTTTAATGTCAAAAAAACCAAATTCATTAAAAGTATGTTCTTTATTAGATAAGCCAAGCAGAAGAAAAGTTGATATGGTAGGAGAATATATTGGATTTGAAATTCCTGATGAGTTTGTAGTTGGATATGGTTTAGATTATGATGAGTTATACAGAAACCTTCCTTATATTGGAAAAGTAGTTAGAAAATAA
- a CDS encoding KH domain-containing protein: protein MEKLETLISYIIGELVETKEEIRITYDLIDDTVTFKVSVAQGEMGRVIGKNGLTANAIRGVMQAAGVKDRLNVNVEFID, encoded by the coding sequence ATGGAAAAATTAGAGACATTGATAAGTTATATTATTGGAGAATTAGTAGAAACAAAAGAAGAAATCAGAATAACTTATGATTTGATAGATGACACAGTTACATTTAAGGTGAGTGTAGCACAAGGTGAAATGGGAAGAGTTATTGGTAAAAACGGACTTACAGCAAATGCAATTAGAGGAGTTATGCAAGCTGCAGGAGTTAAAGATAGATTAAATGTAAATGTTGAATTTATAGACTAA
- a CDS encoding DMT family transporter has product MFNLKKQHLGAGLVCLAATMWGFDGIVLTPRLYQLNVSYVVFVLHLLPLIGMSILFGRSELKNIKKLSKEDKFYYFLIALFGGTLGTLSIVKALFLVNFNHLTVVTLLQKLQPVFAIILAKFILGERVGKNFIFWAMMALVSGYLLTFQLTLPHFEAGDNMGLASLYAILAAFSFGSSTVFGKKILANSSFRTALYTRYLFTSLITGAIVIFNGNLNWFLKTTPHQWMIFIIIGLTTGSGAVLLYYLGLRYIKANIATMCELCFPVSSIVFDYIFNGKILSPIQFVSAAFLLFTIYKITKNQKN; this is encoded by the coding sequence ATGTTTAATTTAAAAAAGCAGCATTTAGGGGCGGGCTTAGTTTGTTTAGCTGCTACAATGTGGGGTTTTGATGGTATTGTTTTAACTCCAAGACTATATCAATTAAATGTATCGTATGTAGTATTTGTTCTTCATCTATTACCTTTAATTGGGATGAGTATTCTATTTGGAAGATCAGAACTAAAAAATATAAAGAAATTAAGTAAAGAAGACAAATTTTACTATTTTTTAATAGCGCTTTTTGGTGGAACTTTAGGAACGCTATCCATAGTAAAAGCATTATTTTTAGTTAATTTTAATCATCTTACTGTAGTGACACTGCTTCAAAAGTTACAACCAGTATTTGCTATAATTTTAGCAAAGTTTATTTTAGGTGAAAGGGTGGGAAAGAATTTTATTTTTTGGGCTATGATGGCCTTGGTAAGTGGATACTTATTGACATTCCAGTTGACACTTCCTCATTTTGAAGCTGGAGATAATATGGGATTAGCTAGTTTGTATGCTATTCTGGCAGCTTTTTCTTTTGGAAGTTCAACTGTATTTGGAAAAAAGATTTTGGCAAATTCATCTTTTAGAACAGCTCTTTATACAAGATATCTTTTTACATCATTAATAACAGGAGCAATTGTTATTTTTAATGGAAATTTAAATTGGTTTTTAAAAACAACACCTCATCAGTGGATGATCTTTATTATAATAGGCCTTACAACAGGAAGTGGAGCGGTACTTCTTTATTATTTAGGTCTTAGATATATAAAAGCAAATATAGCAACTATGTGTGAGCTTTGCTTCCCAGTTTCATCAATAGTTTTTGATTATATTTTTAACGGTAAAATATTATCTCCAATTCAATTTGTGAGTGCAGCATTTTTGTTATTTACAATTTATAAAATAACTAAAAATCAAAAAAATTAA
- a CDS encoding PASTA domain-containing protein: MKKYLAYLLSGILIVYICFFSFNIFLKTYFNEKFYSLPNLIGLNLNQVSDIKSIGKVNLIVAGNDFSNLPAGTIFRQNPAPEKIVKEDRTVRVWISKGKNNFVVPDFTNTNLIDALAKLQEEGVKINRISYTSSNLPYNTILATNPAAGDSTQKIKGISLLLSNSNSVVSVEVPDTIGFTFEEARNELVSKGLIVGVIKEKVVPGLEKGIVVETNHIGETVPAGTIIDMTVSY, translated from the coding sequence ATGAAAAAATATTTAGCATACCTTCTATCAGGTATCCTTATAGTTTATATTTGTTTTTTTAGTTTTAATATATTTTTAAAAACTTATTTTAATGAAAAATTCTACTCATTACCAAATTTAATAGGACTTAACTTAAACCAGGTTTCAGATATTAAATCTATTGGAAAAGTTAACTTAATTGTTGCTGGAAATGATTTTTCCAACCTTCCTGCTGGAACTATTTTTAGACAAAATCCTGCACCTGAAAAAATTGTAAAAGAGGACCGGACTGTTAGAGTATGGATAAGTAAAGGAAAAAATAACTTTGTTGTTCCTGATTTTACTAATACCAATCTAATTGATGCTTTAGCTAAATTACAGGAGGAAGGAGTTAAAATCAATAGAATATCTTATACTTCTTCAAACCTTCCATATAATACTATTTTAGCTACAAATCCTGCTGCTGGAGACAGCACTCAAAAGATTAAAGGTATATCTTTGCTTTTAAGTAATTCAAATTCTGTAGTCTCTGTTGAGGTTCCTGATACAATTGGATTTACTTTTGAAGAAGCTAGAAATGAGCTCGTATCTAAAGGACTTATCGTTGGAGTCATTAAAGAAAAAGTGGTTCCAGGTTTAGAAAAAGGTATCGTTGTTGAAACTAATCATATTGGAGAAACTGTTCCTGCTGGAACTATTATTGACATGACTGTCAGTTATTAA
- a CDS encoding gamma carbonic anhydrase family protein, producing the protein MIYKLGDLVPKIGENNYIADNATVIGDVETAENVSIWFLAVLRADMSKISIGENSNIQDNTTVHGDTPYPVTIGKNVTVGHNCVIHGCEIGDNCIIGMGSVLLNGAKIPKNCIVGAGSLVTDKLEAEEGDLIAGSPAKVIKKLSEKNKEYLKYASNVYLEKIETYKKLERIG; encoded by the coding sequence ATGATATATAAATTAGGTGATTTAGTTCCAAAAATAGGTGAAAATAACTATATAGCAGATAATGCAACTGTAATTGGAGATGTTGAAACAGCAGAGAACGTATCAATTTGGTTTTTAGCAGTTTTGAGAGCAGATATGAGTAAAATATCTATTGGAGAGAATTCCAATATTCAAGATAATACAACAGTTCATGGAGACACTCCATATCCAGTAACAATTGGAAAAAATGTAACGGTAGGACATAACTGTGTTATTCACGGATGTGAAATAGGTGACAACTGCATAATTGGAATGGGGTCGGTTTTATTAAATGGAGCTAAAATACCTAAAAATTGTATCGTTGGAGCAGGAAGTTTAGTAACTGATAAGTTAGAGGCTGAGGAGGGAGATTTAATTGCAGGATCTCCAGCTAAAGTAATAAAGAAACTTTCTGAAAAAAATAAAGAATATTTAAAGTACGCAAGTAATGTTTATTTGGAAAAAATAGAGACATACAAGAAATTAGAAAGAATAGGGTAG
- the rsmA gene encoding 16S rRNA (adenine(1518)-N(6)/adenine(1519)-N(6))-dimethyltransferase RsmA gives MSFKHKKKFGQNFLTDQNDVLNKIMEVSNVKENEHIIEIGPGEGALTALLLERAEKVTCIEIDTDLEKILTKKYSSNPKFNLIMQDVLTVDLKEVLKKGRVVANIPYYITSPIINKIIENRDIISEMFIMVQKEVAERVCSKSGKERSVLTLAVEYYGEAEYLFTIPKAFFTPAPKVDSAFMSIKFYDDGRYEKKISEELFFKYVKAAFSNKRKNIINNLTTLGHSKDFIREKLEKLQIAETERAENLTIEQFIELAEIFEEK, from the coding sequence ATGTCCTTTAAGCATAAGAAAAAATTTGGACAAAACTTCTTAACAGATCAAAACGATGTTTTGAATAAAATTATGGAAGTTTCAAATGTTAAAGAAAATGAGCATATAATTGAGATTGGTCCGGGAGAAGGAGCTTTGACAGCACTTTTATTAGAAAGAGCAGAAAAAGTTACATGTATTGAAATAGATACAGATTTAGAGAAAATCTTAACTAAAAAATATTCGTCAAATCCTAAATTTAATTTAATAATGCAGGATGTTTTAACAGTTGATTTAAAAGAGGTTTTAAAAAAGGGAAGGGTTGTAGCAAACATACCTTACTATATAACCTCGCCAATTATTAATAAAATAATTGAAAATAGAGATATTATAAGTGAAATGTTTATAATGGTGCAAAAAGAGGTTGCGGAAAGAGTTTGTTCAAAATCAGGTAAAGAGAGAAGTGTTCTTACTTTAGCTGTAGAGTACTATGGTGAAGCAGAATATCTATTCACTATACCAAAAGCGTTTTTCACTCCAGCACCAAAAGTAGACTCAGCTTTTATGTCTATAAAGTTTTATGATGATGGTAGATACGAGAAGAAAATCTCTGAAGAGTTATTTTTCAAGTATGTAAAAGCAGCATTTTCTAATAAAAGAAAAAATATTATAAATAACCTTACAACTTTAGGTCATTCTAAAGACTTTATTAGAGAAAAATTAGAAAAACTTCAGATAGCTGAAACAGAAAGAGCGGAAAATCTTACGATAGAGCAATTTATAGAGTTAGCTGAAATTTTTGAAGAAAAATAA
- a CDS encoding PolC-type DNA polymerase III, with amino-acid sequence MGIENIEITEIIFSERNKKMDMLCVVSTPQDLKGLDKAYENLKKKFGTELDINFKIDYLCEEISKESFLEIVERVIEKLKQTNAISKSFLYLYRVSVGDGNVEIELKNEMAVETLYSSNIDGKIQTLLENYGVKGFKVSFVSGDFNREINSIENEIESKMENNIITLNAKSEVNLTPKVEIKSAVPTGRGGFSKKKDIKSPSMPISEFKELIENEIAVVEGELFATEGRELRTGKILQVLRITDGEDSITAKIFLNKADEFDVKVGDFIKISGKKQIDTFENNEEVILVNILNKLEKQKVKKVDSAEKKMVELHTHTKMSEMCGVEDVKGIVARAIEYGHKAVAITDYGVVHAFPFAYKAAKGKDIKIIFGCEMYMVDDSQPMVKNPKDVLIDEETYIVFDLETLGLNAHQNEIIEIGAIKLQGRRIVDKYSQLINPGKKIPKKIQEITGIIDSMVEGMPTIDEVLPKFMEFVGDATLVAHNAPFDMGFLKRDVKKYLGYDYNPSVIDTLQMARDLYPNQKGYGLKPMTKFLKVALENHHRAVDDSQATAAMFAIFLDRYLEIGITNQLEMTGAFPLNYQKQDIRNVMVLVKNLEGLKNMYKLISEAHIDFFGNKKPRILRSVLSENRSGLIIGAPTSIHFANSGEISEAYFRNDLEKVEKAIEFYDYIELQPRIAFSEFLDTEETGAIASYADVEKMNRYMYNLAKSKDKKVTASSNVHYLEKEDHKIRSILLYGSGSVFRSNQYRVDNGFYFRTTEELLNEFSYLGDEISKEIVVETTNEINDMIESIQPIPSGFYPPKIDNAENIVRDMTYEKAYELYGNPLPENVEARIERELKAIIGNGFSVLYLSAQKLVKRSLDNGYLVGSRGSVGSSIVAFMMGITEVNALYPHYLCTDSECKYSEFIEREGAGVDLPDKVCPKCGKMMKKDGHSIPFEVFMGFNGDKVPDIDLNFSGEYQSEIHRYCEELFGKSNVFKAGTISTLAEKNAEGYVRKFFEDHTINAGRAEVMRMAKKCEGAKKTTGQHPGGMIVVPQDKSIYEFCPVQRPANDQNSDSTTTHYDYHVMDEQLVKLDILGHDDPTTIKMLQEYTGVDVYDIPLADPKTIKLFSGTTSLGVKPEEIGSVVGTYGVPEFGTGFVRQMLVDTMPTTFAELVRISGLSHGTDVWLNNAQEFVREGKATLSQIISVRDDIMNFLIDQGVEKGTAFKIMEFVRKGQPSKNPDQWKDYSDMMKEHGVPEWYIESCRRIKYMFPKGHAVAYVMMAMRIAYFKVHYPLAFYAAYLSRKVEDFDFELMGDLEKVKAKIQELNKEPKLDVKKKAQLAVCEIIVEMHARGFEFLNLDVYKSQGNKFTIEDGKIRVPLMALNGLGASVMENIVRERELGKFISYEDFKRRTKTSQTTVDKLKELNCIEALSETNQTTLFF; translated from the coding sequence ATGGGGATAGAGAATATAGAGATTACTGAAATTATCTTCAGCGAAAGAAATAAAAAAATGGATATGCTTTGTGTTGTTTCTACTCCTCAAGATTTAAAAGGGCTTGATAAAGCTTATGAAAATTTAAAGAAAAAATTTGGAACAGAACTAGATATCAATTTTAAAATAGATTATCTATGTGAAGAGATAAGTAAAGAGAGTTTTTTAGAGATTGTAGAAAGAGTTATTGAAAAATTAAAACAGACAAATGCGATCTCTAAATCCTTTTTATACCTATATAGAGTATCTGTAGGCGATGGAAATGTGGAGATAGAGCTAAAAAATGAGATGGCGGTAGAAACACTTTACAGTTCAAATATAGATGGAAAAATTCAAACTCTTTTAGAAAATTATGGTGTTAAAGGATTTAAAGTGAGCTTTGTTTCAGGAGATTTTAATAGGGAGATAAACTCTATTGAAAATGAGATTGAAAGCAAAATGGAGAACAATATAATAACTCTAAATGCAAAATCTGAAGTAAATCTAACTCCTAAAGTGGAGATAAAATCTGCGGTCCCTACGGGAAGAGGTGGATTTAGTAAGAAAAAAGATATAAAAAGTCCTAGCATGCCTATTTCAGAATTTAAAGAGCTTATAGAAAATGAGATAGCAGTTGTAGAAGGAGAACTTTTTGCAACAGAAGGAAGAGAATTAAGAACGGGTAAAATTTTACAGGTTTTAAGAATTACAGATGGAGAAGACTCAATTACAGCTAAAATATTTTTAAATAAAGCTGATGAATTTGACGTTAAAGTTGGAGATTTTATAAAAATAAGTGGAAAAAAACAAATAGATACTTTTGAAAATAATGAAGAAGTAATTCTTGTTAACATATTAAATAAATTAGAAAAACAAAAAGTAAAAAAAGTAGATAGTGCAGAAAAGAAAATGGTAGAGCTACACACTCATACAAAAATGAGTGAGATGTGTGGAGTAGAAGATGTTAAAGGTATAGTCGCAAGAGCTATCGAGTATGGGCACAAAGCCGTAGCTATAACAGATTATGGTGTAGTTCATGCTTTCCCATTTGCATATAAAGCTGCAAAAGGTAAAGATATAAAAATTATTTTTGGATGTGAAATGTACATGGTTGATGATAGTCAACCAATGGTTAAAAATCCAAAAGATGTTTTAATAGATGAAGAAACATACATCGTATTTGACCTTGAGACATTGGGACTAAATGCACATCAAAATGAAATAATAGAGATCGGAGCAATCAAGCTTCAAGGAAGAAGAATAGTTGATAAATATTCACAGCTAATCAATCCAGGAAAAAAAATCCCTAAGAAAATTCAAGAGATAACAGGAATTATAGATTCTATGGTTGAGGGTATGCCAACAATAGATGAAGTATTACCTAAATTTATGGAGTTTGTCGGAGATGCAACACTTGTAGCTCATAATGCTCCTTTTGATATGGGATTTTTGAAAAGAGATGTGAAAAAATATTTAGGTTATGATTATAATCCTTCTGTAATAGATACTCTTCAAATGGCAAGAGATCTTTATCCAAATCAAAAAGGTTATGGTTTGAAACCAATGACTAAATTCTTAAAAGTTGCACTTGAAAATCATCATAGAGCGGTTGACGATTCTCAGGCTACTGCGGCTATGTTTGCCATATTCTTAGATAGATATTTAGAGATTGGTATTACAAATCAACTTGAAATGACAGGGGCGTTCCCACTAAATTATCAAAAACAAGATATTAGAAACGTAATGGTTTTAGTTAAAAATCTAGAGGGTCTAAAAAATATGTATAAGCTTATTTCAGAAGCTCATATTGATTTCTTTGGAAATAAGAAGCCTAGAATTTTAAGATCAGTTTTATCTGAAAATAGATCAGGTTTAATAATAGGTGCTCCGACATCAATTCACTTTGCTAATAGTGGTGAAATCTCAGAGGCTTATTTCAGAAACGATTTGGAAAAAGTGGAAAAAGCTATAGAGTTTTATGATTATATTGAACTTCAGCCTAGAATAGCATTCTCAGAGTTTTTAGATACAGAGGAAACAGGAGCGATAGCCTCTTATGCAGATGTAGAAAAAATGAATCGTTATATGTATAATTTAGCTAAATCTAAAGATAAAAAAGTTACAGCTTCTTCAAATGTACATTACTTAGAGAAAGAGGATCATAAAATAAGATCGATTCTTCTATATGGAAGTGGAAGTGTATTTAGATCAAATCAATATAGAGTTGATAATGGATTCTACTTCAGAACCACTGAAGAACTTTTAAATGAGTTTAGCTATTTAGGAGATGAAATTTCTAAAGAGATCGTTGTTGAAACAACAAATGAAATAAATGATATGATTGAGTCTATACAACCAATTCCAAGTGGTTTTTATCCTCCTAAAATAGATAATGCTGAAAATATTGTTAGAGATATGACTTATGAAAAAGCTTACGAGCTTTATGGGAATCCTCTTCCTGAAAATGTTGAAGCAAGAATTGAAAGAGAATTAAAAGCTATAATTGGAAATGGATTTTCTGTACTTTATTTATCAGCTCAAAAGTTAGTTAAAAGATCTTTAGATAATGGATATCTTGTAGGATCAAGAGGATCTGTAGGATCATCTATAGTTGCTTTTATGATGGGAATAACAGAAGTTAATGCTCTATATCCTCATTACCTTTGTACAGATTCTGAGTGTAAATACTCTGAGTTTATAGAAAGAGAGGGAGCCGGAGTTGACTTACCAGATAAAGTTTGTCCTAAGTGTGGAAAAATGATGAAAAAGGATGGACATTCGATACCGTTTGAAGTATTTATGGGATTTAATGGGGATAAGGTTCCCGATATAGATCTAAACTTCTCTGGAGAATATCAGTCTGAAATTCATAGATATTGCGAAGAGCTATTTGGAAAATCAAACGTATTTAAGGCAGGAACAATCTCTACGCTTGCAGAAAAGAATGCGGAAGGATATGTTAGAAAATTCTTTGAAGATCATACAATAAATGCTGGAAGAGCTGAAGTTATGAGAATGGCTAAAAAGTGTGAAGGGGCTAAAAAAACAACAGGTCAGCATCCGGGTGGAATGATTGTTGTTCCTCAAGATAAATCTATATATGAGTTTTGTCCTGTACAAAGACCAGCAAATGATCAAAATAGTGATTCAACAACAACACACTACGATTATCACGTAATGGATGAACAGCTTGTAAAATTAGATATACTTGGTCATGATGATCCTACAACTATAAAGATGCTTCAAGAATATACAGGTGTGGATGTTTATGATATTCCGTTAGCAGATCCAAAAACTATAAAGCTATTTTCTGGAACAACCTCTTTAGGTGTTAAGCCAGAAGAGATAGGATCAGTAGTAGGAACTTATGGTGTGCCGGAGTTTGGAACAGGATTTGTTAGACAGATGCTTGTAGATACGATGCCAACAACTTTTGCAGAGCTTGTAAGAATATCTGGACTTTCACATGGAACAGATGTTTGGCTTAATAACGCCCAAGAGTTTGTAAGAGAAGGGAAAGCGACACTTTCTCAAATTATATCGGTAAGAGACGATATTATGAACTTCTTGATAGATCAAGGAGTTGAGAAAGGAACAGCCTTTAAAATAATGGAGTTTGTAAGAAAAGGTCAACCTAGTAAAAATCCAGATCAGTGGAAAGACTATTCAGATATGATGAAAGAACATGGAGTACCTGAGTGGTATATTGAATCGTGTAGAAGAATCAAGTATATGTTCCCAAAAGGGCATGCTGTAGCATATGTAATGATGGCTATGAGAATTGCATACTTTAAAGTACACTATCCATTAGCTTTCTATGCAGCATATTTAAGTAGAAAAGTTGAAGATTTTGATTTTGAACTTATGGGAGACTTAGAAAAGGTAAAAGCAAAGATACAAGAGTTAAATAAAGAGCCAAAATTAGATGTTAAGAAAAAGGCTCAGTTAGCAGTATGTGAAATTATAGTTGAGATGCATGCTAGAGGATTTGAGTTCTTAAATTTAGATGTTTATAAATCTCAAGGAAATAAATTTACTATAGAGGATGGGAAAATTAGAGTACCTTTAATGGCTTTAAACGGACTTGGAGCCTCTGTAATGGAGAATATAGTTAGAGAGAGAGAGTTAGGGAAGTTTATATCTTATGAAGATTTTAAAAGAAGAACTAAAACATCTCAAACAACAGTGGATAAATTAAAAGAGCTAAATTGTATAGAAGCTCTTAGTGAAACAAATCAAACAACTTTATTTTTCTAG
- a CDS encoding DUF4911 domain-containing protein: MMGSYEFKIKTKREDIDFINKIMEAYEGVGIVRTKNADAGDLTIVSTTDFKDDVRMIVEDLNSKWVKAEIIWEGPWSGEL; this comes from the coding sequence CTGATGGGAAGTTATGAATTTAAAATAAAGACAAAGCGTGAGGATATAGATTTCATAAATAAAATTATGGAAGCTTATGAGGGCGTAGGAATTGTTAGAACTAAAAATGCAGATGCAGGAGATTTGACAATTGTATCAACTACTGATTTTAAAGATGATGTTAGAATGATAGTAGAAGATTTAAACTCGAAATGGGTAAAGGCAGAAATTATATGGGAAGGACCTTGGTCTGGAGAATTATAA
- the rimM gene encoding ribosome maturation factor RimM (Essential for efficient processing of 16S rRNA) has product MDLLSVGRISGTHHLKGAVKITSNVDGIEVLEGNKVMVELSSGEIKILTVKKVAPMVGKKWTMEFEELTNKTDAASIQNAVIKARRDLLGIEEDEFLANDVLGMKAFTEEGESIGEVVDVYETAAHDIYVIEDDEYETMIPDVEVFIKKIDFDKNEMVVSLIDGMREKKKD; this is encoded by the coding sequence ATGGATTTATTATCGGTAGGAAGAATTTCGGGAACACATCATCTAAAAGGTGCCGTAAAAATTACTTCAAATGTTGATGGAATAGAGGTTCTAGAAGGAAATAAAGTAATGGTAGAGCTATCAAGTGGTGAGATTAAAATATTAACTGTGAAAAAAGTAGCTCCAATGGTTGGTAAAAAATGGACAATGGAATTTGAAGAGTTAACTAATAAAACAGATGCAGCTAGTATTCAAAATGCAGTTATAAAAGCTAGAAGAGATCTATTAGGAATAGAAGAGGACGAGTTTTTAGCTAATGATGTTTTAGGAATGAAAGCTTTTACTGAAGAGGGAGAATCAATTGGTGAAGTTGTAGATGTATATGAAACAGCTGCTCATGATATCTATGTTATAGAAGATGATGAATATGAAACTATGATTCCAGATGTTGAAGTTTTCATAAAAAAAATAGACTTTGATAAAAATGAAATGGTTGTTTCTCTTATAGATGGAATGAGAGAAAAAAAGAAAGACTAA
- the trmD gene encoding tRNA (guanosine(37)-N1)-methyltransferase TrmD yields the protein MKINILTLFPEFFNSFKEHSIVKRAVEREQVEINIVNIRDFAEGKHKQCDDIPFGGGAGMVMKPEPLLKALKESGGKVIYTSPQGVRFNQGLACELSEEKEITIIAGHYEGIDERVIDSKVDLEISLGDFVLTGGELPAMVISDAIIRLIPGVIKKESYENDSFYNGLLDYPHYTRPAEYEGVKVPDVLLSGHHKNIDEWRLKQSLKRTLERRPELLKNKEFSKLEKKLLKEIKEEQK from the coding sequence GTGAAAATAAATATATTAACACTATTTCCAGAGTTTTTTAACTCTTTTAAGGAGCATAGTATTGTAAAAAGAGCTGTGGAAAGAGAACAAGTAGAAATAAATATAGTTAATATAAGAGATTTTGCTGAAGGTAAACACAAGCAGTGTGATGATATCCCATTTGGTGGTGGAGCGGGTATGGTTATGAAGCCTGAGCCGCTTTTAAAGGCACTGAAAGAGAGTGGAGGGAAAGTTATATATACTTCACCTCAAGGGGTTAGATTCAACCAAGGATTAGCTTGTGAGTTATCTGAAGAAAAAGAGATAACTATAATAGCAGGTCATTATGAAGGAATAGATGAAAGAGTTATAGATAGTAAAGTTGATTTAGAGATATCTTTGGGAGATTTTGTATTAACTGGTGGAGAGTTACCTGCTATGGTAATTTCAGATGCAATAATAAGACTTATCCCAGGAGTTATAAAAAAAGAATCTTATGAAAATGACTCTTTTTATAATGGGTTACTAGACTACCCACACTATACAAGACCTGCAGAATATGAAGGGGTGAAAGTACCGGATGTACTTTTATCAGGGCATCATAAAAATATTGATGAATGGCGGTTAAAGCAAAGTTTAAAAAGAACTTTAGAGAGAAGGCCAGAATTACTTAAAAATAAAGAGTTTTCGAAATTGGAGAAAAAACTTTTAAAAGAGATAAAAGAGGAGCAAAAGTAA
- a CDS encoding RNA methyltransferase, producing the protein MRKSIYLGLVHSPVYNKRGDVVCTSVTNFDIHDISRTCRTYDVNQYHIIVSVDAQKQLTERIIGYWQDGFGAGYNRDREEAFGRTRVYESIERSIAEIEAREGKKPLIITTSAKTFSNSISYKNLSEKMMEDENPYLILFGTGWGLIDEVMDMSDYILEPIRGNSDYNHLSVRSAVSIILDRLLGEN; encoded by the coding sequence ATGAGAAAATCAATATATTTAGGATTAGTACATTCACCTGTATATAATAAAAGAGGGGATGTAGTTTGTACATCAGTTACAAACTTTGATATACATGATATTTCAAGAACTTGTAGAACATATGATGTAAATCAATATCATATTATTGTGTCTGTAGATGCACAAAAACAGTTAACAGAAAGAATAATAGGATACTGGCAAGATGGATTCGGAGCAGGGTACAACAGAGATAGAGAAGAAGCTTTTGGAAGAACAAGAGTTTATGAATCTATTGAGAGAAGTATCGCTGAGATAGAGGCTAGAGAAGGAAAAAAACCTCTAATTATAACAACATCAGCAAAGACTTTTTCAAATTCAATTAGCTATAAAAATTTATCTGAAAAGATGATGGAAGATGAAAATCCGTATTTAATTTTATTTGGTACTGGTTGGGGACTTATAGATGAAGTAATGGATATGTCAGATTATATTTTAGAACCTATAAGAGGAAACTCAGATTATAATCACCTTTCTGTAAGATCGGCTGTTTCGATTATATTAGATAGATTATTAGGAGAAAATTAA